Within Aspergillus oryzae RIB40 DNA, chromosome 2, the genomic segment GATAATCTCCATCTACTGGTATCAGAAAACCCACTGCAGGCCTGTCGTGATACAGAGACAAACTGGATCAACACAAATGGAATAAGCGGAAATGGGCAAACACTTCTATCTCACGCCGCAGGAAGAGGGGATGTGGACATGCTATGGCTGCTGCTAACCCGAAGTGATGTCAGTGCTGGTGGAAGGGACCTCAGCGGCCGCACGCCGCTCTCGCGCGCAGCAGAATGTGGACATGAAGCAATCGTGAGCCTGTTACTATCTCGGAACGATGTTGATCCTGATTATGAGGATACAAATGGGCGAACGCCCCTTTCATACGCTGCAGTATCGGGTCACCTGACAATCGCCAAATTATTGCTTCAGTCTGGTAGAGTCTATGCTGAATCGGAGGATGAGTACGGTCGAACTCCTCTTTCACGTGCTGCAGAGGGCGGGCACAAAGAATTGCTTGAAATGTTGCTTGAAAGTGGTGCTAAACTGGAATCTAAGGATAGAGATCACCGAACACCATTATCTTGGGCTGCTGCGGAGAACGACCATGGCGCAGTAGTAGCACTTCTACTTGAACTGGGAGCTGCGATAGAATCAAAAGATCGAGAGGAGCGTACACCACTATCCTGGGCTGCGATGAAAGGGCGGGGAGCAGTAGTAACGCTTCTACTTGAGAGGGGAGCTAATATAGAGTCCGAAGACAAGCATTCCCGTACTCCACTGTCATGGGCTGCAAGGAAAGAGCAAGAGGCCACAGTGAGACTACTCATTCAAAAGGGGGCTTTCAAAGATTGTCAAGACTCCAATCATCGGACGCCATTAGCTCACGCCGCAGAGCGTGGCCATGAGATTATAGTAAAGGTACTTCTTGAAATGGGCGCTGATATAAGGTCACCAACCCGCCTTGGTGAGACACCACTATCTTTAGCTGCAGAAAGAGGCCAGGAGGCAGTAGTGATGATGCTGCTTGGAAAGGGAGCCGATATAGATTCTCGAAATGATAAAGATCAAACGGCACTTTTTCTAGCTGCGGAGCTAGGCCACGAGACAGTAGTAAAGATGTTACTTGAAAAGGGGGCCAATATAAAGTCTCGGGATTATTGGGATCGGACACCGCTATCTTACGCTGCGGAAAACGGACATACTGCGGTAGTCAAGCTACTGCTTGACAAGGGAGCCGAGATGAAGTCCCAGGATAGTTGGCGTAAGACACCACTATCATATGCTGTTACGTACGGGCATGAGGCAGTGGTAAAGTTGCTGCAAGATACGGATGATGTAAATATAGCGGGGATTAGTATAACTAGGCAACCCTAGGCC encodes:
- a CDS encoding ankyrin repeat domain-containing protein (ankyrin repeat); the protein is MSEDNRLIAIYLQDSFLTMQRFERKHDVSAGGRDLSGRTPLSRAAECGHEAIVSLLLSRNDVDPDYEDTNGRTPLSYAAVSGHLTIAKLLLQSGRVYAESEDEYGRTPLSRAAEGGHKELLEMLLESGAKLESKDRDHRTPLSWAAAENDHGAVVALLLELGAAIESKDREERTPLSWAAMKGRGAVVTLLLERGANIESEDKHSRTPLSWAARKEQEATFARGLES